The Tigriopus californicus strain San Diego chromosome 5, Tcal_SD_v2.1, whole genome shotgun sequence genome includes a region encoding these proteins:
- the LOC131880627 gene encoding putative gustatory receptor 28a, producing MSLSQIRPSTPNMVLYDEDHANGVEVANTVVGGQTSSRPGTTGSLAPPPPMQYHTPPDSLMKESGNVGGSPGIWTIEGEKDILDDDSDQVINFDEDDTKILLEKEFEDFYEDHAHKSAGPVVFVSKTLGMLPVIWTEEESENECKSYFNLYTFVIFIGWVGLAVVSGLRVEEIGAFPGDESISPDNDTVYHLRFLSRCTFDTYLSCTWVGSLVALLFGVFKCRSFAEVLMGLSEIDAQLELQGKHYDKIKRKTLYWIVFLGILLVIHGLSFYTILNDSAMFDLMLFISVMLAHCLVFVLDLQYLHFSMVMCKRYRMINKILVHITKPWTTFRNETPPNHILHNILQHRFDQIFEPANEDISMTKKSLNEKELPLALFLKSPDEPKLTKEEENTFIIQMDILRGIHADMMALANEVNHLLGFQILVHIITSVIFVVMFGYFFAAAAIDTKFYWPYLALGLLSALRIFLVGHWGQLVEQQSRQPFLTICQVSTVDGSPRLERQVQKLTIQMNHQCPKLTAAGYFNLGRNMILKTIGVAVVFTFFMVQFQRARDMISTMNMAKTKGETAS from the exons ATGAGTTTGAGCCAAATTCGGCCTTCCACCCCGAACATGGTCCTTTATGACGAGGATCACGCCAATGGGGTGGAAGTCGCGAATACAGTCGTGGGTGGGCAGACTTCATCCAGACCTGGAACCACCGGATCCTTGGCCCCTCCACCACCTATGCAATATCATACCCCGCCAGATTCGTTGATGAAGGAGTCCGGAAACGTTGGAGGTAGTCCGGGCATTTGGACTATTGAAGGCGAAAAG GACATCCTTGACGATGATTCTGATCAGGTGATCAACTTTGACGAGGACGACACCAAGATCTTGTTGGAAAAGGAGTTTGAAGACTTCTACGAGGATCATGCCCACAAGTCCGCTGGGCCCGTGGTCTTTGTCTCCAAGACCTTAGGCATGCTCCCGGTTATTTGGACCGAGGAGGAGTCCGAAAACGAATGCAAAAGCTACTTTAACCTCTACACATTTGTGATCTTCATCGGATGGGTGGGTCTGGCCGTGGTCAGCGGACTTCGGGTGGAGGAAATCGGAGCCTTTCCCGGAGATGAATCCATCTCCCCGGACAATGACACCGTTTACCACTTGCGATTCTTGAGCCGGTGCACGTTTGACACGTACCTTTCGTGCACGTGGGTTGGCAGCTTGGTGGCCTTATTATTTGGTGTATTCAAATGCCGCTCGTTTGCAGAg GTTCTCATGGGCTTGTCAGAAATTGATGCCCAATTGGAGCTCCAGGGGAAGCATTATGACAAGATCAAGCGTAAAACCCTGTATTGGATCGTGTTTCTGGGAATACTTTTGGTCATCCATGGTCTGTCATTCTACACAATCCTCAATGACAGCGCCATGTTTGATCTGATGCTATTCATCTCGGTGATGTTAGCCCATTGTCTGGTCTTTGTGTTGGACCTGCAGTACCTTCACTTTAGTATGGTCATGTGTAAACGATATCGAATGATCAACAAAATCCTGGTCCATATCACCAAACCATGGACCACATTTCG aaatgAAACTCCGCCCAATCACATCTTGCATAACATCTTACAACACCGCTTTGATCAGATCTTTGAACCAGCAAATGAAGACATTTCTATGACCAAGAAGTCTTTGAATGAGAAGGAATTGCCTTTGGCCTTGTTCCTCAAAAGTCCAGACGAGCCTAAACTAaccaaagaggaggagaacaCTTTCATCATTCAG ATGGATATCTTACGCGGGATCCACGCTGATATGATGGCTCTGGCCAATGAAGTGAACCACTTGCTtgggtttcaaatcttggttCACATCATCACAAGTGTGATCTTCGTGGTCATGTTTGGCTACTTCTTCGCAGCGGCGGCCATTGACACGAAATTCTACTGGCCTTATTTGGCCCTTGGCCTCTTATCAGCCCTTCGGATCTTTTTAGTGGGCCATTGGGGCCAACTTGTGGAACAACAG TCCCGCCAACCATTCTTGACCATTTGTCAAGTCTCAACAGTGGATGGGAGTCCTCGTTTGGAACGGCAGGTCCAAAAATTGACCATCCAGATGAATCACCAATGCCCGAAATTAACGGCCGCCGGATATTTCAATTTGGGACGCAACATGATCCTGAAG ACAATTGGTGTGGCCGTCGTGTTTACCTTCTTTATGGTCCAATTTCAACGAGCTCGGGACATGATATCCACCATGAATATGGCCAAGACCAAAGGGGAGACCGCATCCTAA
- the LOC131880710 gene encoding uncharacterized protein LOC131880710 → MAVVKPSSLWASIRQVWAREQWIWRDLIRRFLSVLGLGFANSTLWLLFAIAMQTIEANYEASYKCGVKRVQRQFIEALWNETKTLSESDWKSLARHHLMNFEDQLHEAVEAGVHSYSGQKAWTISNALLFSFSVASSAGFGVLVPSSPVGMALMLIASFILCPVFFALLTEIVAVHLTCIKWLSFVITNYHQDQLPVVSSQEKATSLAWLLPIQAFATSGQRDPLETQLDENNDPNQREGLSKDHFVNEIRVRRGEEMSLLRDIRRVPLVLLLALLGLYLICGSFVLCVATQVHPGLSILQLWNTITAIGFAEYSPLDSSVFLVLQLCSVVGGMALFSIYVSRCQNMVLQAKDAWLFKHAHWKRS, encoded by the exons ATGGCTGTTGTGAAACCCTCGTCGTTATGGGCCTCGATTCGACAAGTGTGGGCACGAGAACAATGGATTTGGCGAGATCTCATTCGTCGGTTTCTTTCTGTGCTCGGACTTGGTTTTGCTAATTCAACGCTTTGGCTTCTTTTTGCCATCGCCATGCAAACGATCGAGGCCAACTATGAGGCCTCCTACAAATGCG GAGTGAAAAGGGTGCAAAGGCAATTTATCGAAGCTCTGTGGAACGAAACAAAAACCTTGTCCGAGTCCGATTGGAAAAGTTTGGCTCGACACCATTTGATGAACTTCGAGGATCAACTCCACGAGGCTGTGGAGGCTGGAGTGCATTCCTACTCGGGCCAAAAGGCATGGACCATTTCCAATGCTCTTCTATTCAGTTTCTCCGTGGCCAGCTCGGCAG GATTTGGTGTCTTGGTCCCGTCGTCCCCGGTTGGCATGGCACTTATGCTAATAGCCTCATTTATTCTCTGTCCCGTGTTCTTCGCCCTGCTCACCGAGATTGTGGCTGTTCATTTGACATGTATCAAGTGGCTGTCGTTCGTGATCACAAATTACCATCAAGACCAATTGCCGGTGGTATCATCCCAG GAAAAGGCGACAAGTTTGGCATGGCTTCTCCCTATCCAAGCATTTGCTACAAGTGGGCAACGAGATCCTCTGGAAACACAACTGGATGAGAATAACGACCCGAACCAACGTGAAGGCCTCTCCAAAGACCATTTTGTAAATGAAATTAGAGTTCGCCGAGGGGAAGAAATGTCACTCCTAAGAG ATATCAGAAGGGTGCCATTGGTTCTGCTGTTGGCATTGCTGGGTCTTTACCTGATTTGTGGTTCCTTCGTGTTGTGTGTGGCCACCCAAGTACATCCGGGATTAAGTATCCTTCAACTTTGGAACACCATTACTGCCATAGGGTTCGCGGAGTATTCGCCATTG GATTCCAGCGTTTTCCTGGTTCTTCAATTGTGTTCAGTTGTCGGGGGAATGGCCCTGTTCTCGATTTATGTGTCTAGATGTCAG
- the LOC131880628 gene encoding facilitated trehalose transporter Tret1-like has translation MAEDCPSMLLHQATASNKNLLLSGMIGMIPPFATGCCMIYSTVSLPHYQNPELQLLETHLDLDQSSWYISILLLASLVGTLAGGFLSDIIGRKKTLIISGCIMVVGWIGTYLAATFLTLIASRLILGISCGLNLSTNLSLLTEISIIRLRGTFCTLNTMLINLGMMFGLIYGAVLPQHLQLPLSAAPCFIFLALAYFVPESPLWLVKKRRFTEADSVLQYLRGPTYNYAVEIKELSNVSQQREDETFQEKVTFLKSPAVIKPNILMAVLMILQTTCGADTLCYYALDIFREAKTPLNEYVLAILLQGGFTLGYIVSSSIMNRVGRRIHYTLSAGLVALSMFTLAFSLIIRENASENVQDLLGIIPPIAVLLGALGYGCGVGPVVFALIGEIFPPRVKGICASLSLSCRDLTAFVLLKSVPTLTSFLTIPILFALHGVIAGLSCVVVLLFLPETKGLSLTELLRIFDKENEIFATARAQQQEANENQIFNQGPIPALPNAPPAYAQAINAASPPWKPIDV, from the exons ATGGCAGAAGATTGTCCATCCATGCTGCTTCATCAAGCCACTGCCTCGAATAAGAACTTG CTTCTATCAGGGATGATTGGGATGATACCACCTTTTGCCACCGGGTGTTGTATGATCTATTCCACGGTGTCTCTACCTCATTATCAGAATCCTGAGCTCCAACTCCTGGAAACccatttggacttggatcaaTCTTCGTGGTACA TAAGTATCCTTTTGTTGGCAAGTTTGGTTGGCACCTTGGCAGGCGGATTTCTGAGCGACATCATTGGTCGAAAGAAGACCTTAATCATCAGCGGATGTATCATGGTCGTCGGCTGGATTGGCACCTATTTGGCAGCCACTTTCCTCACTCTCATAGCATCCCGTCTGATTCTTGGGATCTCCTGTGGCTTGAATCTATCCACCAATCTTAGCTTGTTGACTGAAATCTCCATCATCCGCTTGAGAGGCACCTTTTGCACCCTCAACACCATGCTCATCAATCTGGGCATGATGTTTGGTCTTATCTATGGGGCAGTTCTCCCTCAGCATCTCCAACTACCTT TGAGCGCTGCGCCCTGTTTCATTTTCCTGGCCTTGGCTTACTTTGTGCCGGAATCTCCTTTGTGGCTGGTGAAGAAACGTAGGTTTACAGAGGCCGATTCAGTTTTGCAATATCTTAGAGGACCAACTTACAATTACGCAGTGGAAATCAAGGAGTTGAGCAACGTTTCCCAACAAAGAGAAGACGAAACCTTCCAGGAAAAGGTCACTTTCCTCAAAAGCCCGGCCGTAATTAAGCCTAACATTCTCATGGCAGTATTGATGATTCTTCAG ACCACTTGTGGGGCTGACACGCTTTGCTACTATGCTTTGGACATCTTCCGCGAAGCCAAAACCCCTTTGAATGAATATGTCCTGGCCATCCTTTTGCAAGGGGGCTTCACCCTTGGGTACATTGTGTCTTCCTCAATCATGAACCGAGTGGGTCGACGGATTCATTACACGCTCTCGGCTGGTTTGGTGGCCTTAAGTATGTTCACCTTAGCTTTCTCCCTGATCATCCGGGAAAATGCGAGCGAAAATGTGCAAGACCTTTTAGGGATCATCCCACCCATTGCCGTCCTTTTGGGCGCTCTTGGATATGGTTGTGGTGTTGGACCAGTGGTGTTTGCGTTGATTGGGGAAATCTTTCCCCCTCGAGTTAAAGGCATTTGCGCTTCACTCTCTCTGTCTTGCAG GGACCTCACGGCCTTTGTGCTCCTTAAATCCGTCCCGACTTTGACCTCGTTCCTCACGATTCCAATTCTATTCGCGCTTCATGGAGTGATCGCAGGATTGTCTTGCGTTGTGGTCTTGCTATTTCTGCCTGAAACTAAGGGACTTTCATTAACAGAATTGCTCCGGATTTTCGATAAAGAGAACGAAATCTTTGCTACCGCTCGAGCCCAACAACAGGAAGCTAATGAGAATCAAATCTTCAACCAGGGGCCCATTCCGGCTTTGCCCAATGCTCCACCAGCCTATGCCCAAGCCATTAATGCGGCATCTCCACCATGGAAACCAATTGATGTTTAA